From Candidatus Tanganyikabacteria bacterium, the proteins below share one genomic window:
- a CDS encoding TolC family protein encodes MAEASLHPHPACDVAAARSGRTRLERVPRTLRHLPLAAGALTALLCASLWWAAPAVAGESDAIAGDPAWDERAAVAAFLAESPLVAAARVAADAGRAGLVGAGLWHNPELRASREQVFSAAGADENRLGVQLRVPVADKLALARKLAASSGAIAGARAEMQVLERIWEFRGALARVHFARARSETVAAAAAAHAGVQRIVEARVAAGEEAAYDLLRVRLARASLASRVAAHEAAAREAHATVEGMVGSAVESVARVAHPTAAVPEDGALAALLSEHPALRVMREEGLRAGAGRELAERGIWPDPAVEVGVLQAGGGLGYTAGIAWPVPVFDRAQGESAVAAAEAARWEAEERAAKRRLETELTGAIAALRGRQAAAGTYERSTRPLFLDLVRIAESLYREGEGGILGIIDAHEAALAARLELLSLQEDAHAARLRVEQVLGRPFALSDWRNP; translated from the coding sequence ATGGCTGAGGCTTCGCTGCACCCGCACCCGGCGTGCGACGTCGCGGCCGCCCGGTCGGGCAGGACCCGGCTCGAGCGCGTGCCGAGGACCCTCAGGCATCTCCCGCTCGCCGCCGGAGCCCTGACCGCGCTGCTGTGCGCAAGCCTCTGGTGGGCCGCGCCGGCGGTGGCCGGCGAGAGCGACGCAATCGCGGGCGACCCGGCATGGGACGAGCGCGCGGCGGTCGCGGCGTTCCTGGCCGAGAGCCCGCTCGTCGCAGCGGCCAGGGTCGCGGCCGATGCAGGGCGAGCGGGCCTGGTGGGGGCGGGTCTCTGGCACAACCCCGAGCTGCGGGCGTCGCGGGAGCAGGTCTTCTCGGCGGCGGGAGCCGACGAGAACCGCCTGGGCGTGCAGCTTCGGGTGCCGGTAGCCGACAAGCTCGCGCTGGCGCGGAAGCTGGCCGCCTCGTCCGGGGCAATCGCGGGTGCCAGGGCCGAGATGCAGGTGCTGGAGCGCATCTGGGAGTTCCGGGGCGCGCTGGCGCGGGTGCACTTCGCCCGCGCCCGGAGCGAGACCGTCGCCGCCGCGGCCGCGGCTCACGCCGGGGTCCAGCGAATCGTGGAGGCCCGGGTCGCGGCCGGCGAGGAGGCGGCGTACGACCTGCTGCGGGTGCGCCTGGCCCGCGCCAGCCTGGCGTCCCGCGTGGCCGCCCACGAGGCGGCGGCCCGCGAGGCTCACGCCACGGTCGAGGGAATGGTGGGCAGCGCGGTCGAGAGTGTCGCCCGGGTGGCCCACCCGACCGCGGCGGTGCCCGAAGACGGCGCTTTGGCGGCCCTGCTGTCCGAGCATCCGGCGCTGCGCGTCATGCGGGAAGAAGGGCTCCGCGCCGGCGCGGGCCGCGAACTGGCCGAACGCGGTATCTGGCCCGATCCCGCCGTGGAAGTCGGTGTCTTGCAGGCCGGGGGCGGCCTCGGCTACACCGCCGGCATCGCATGGCCGGTGCCGGTCTTCGATCGCGCCCAGGGCGAGTCGGCCGTCGCGGCCGCCGAGGCGGCGCGCTGGGAGGCCGAGGAACGGGCGGCGAAGCGCCGCCTGGAGACGGAGTTGACCGGGGCGATCGCCGCCCTGCGCGGCCGGCAGGCCGCCGCGGGCACGTACGAGCGGAGCACCAGGCCCCTGTTCCTCGATCTCGTCCGGATCGCCGAATCCCTGTACCGGGAGGGCGAGGGAGGCATCCTCGGCATCATCGACGCGCACGAAGCCGCGCTGGCGGCGCGCCTCGAACTCCTCTCGCTCCAGGAAGACGCCCATGCCGCCCGGCTGCGGGTGGAGCAGGTCCTGGGACGCCCCTTCGCCCTGTCGGACTGGAGGAACCCATGA